AACGCATACCGGTTTCAAACAAGCGTACACGGTTTTGCTGGTGTGCCAGGTTGTGCTCCACCGCAGGAATAAGACTAGACCACAATGTAGTACGCATCACCGCCATTTCTGAAGAAATGGGATTGGCCAATTTCAGCGGCGTCAGTTGCGGGTCAAGTTTGGCCTGAATGGTTTCATCGACGAAACTATAGGAAATCGTTTCGTTATAACCCCGCGCCACCATCAGCTGGCGCAAGCGGTTCAACGTCACCTTGCCTTCCGGCTGCGGCGGCATTTGCAGCGCAGCTACGGCAGTATGGGTTGGAATGTTGTTGTAACCGTAAATGCGGCCAACTTCTTCGATCAGGTCTGCTTCAATCGCAATATCAAAACGATACGACGGCGGCGTTACCGTCCAGCCACCAGCAGTTGCCTGCACACCCATTCCCAAACGATCCAGGTAGTCAGCAACAGTAGCATCAGCCAAGGAAATACCCAGCACCCGCTTTAGGCGCTCGCAGCGCAGGGATATCGGCGCACGCACGGGCAAATGCTCGGCACTGCGACGCTCCACCACCGGACCGGCCTGACCACCGGCGATGTCCAAAATCAGTTGCGTCGCCCGCTCCATTGCGCGTTTCTGCAGACCAAAGTCCACGCCACGCTCAAACCGATAGGACGAATCAGTCTGCATGCCGAATTTACGGGCCTTGCCACGAATACTGTCGGGCGAGAAAAACGCGCATTCCAAAAACAGGTTATGCGTGTCATCAGAAACCGAACTGTCCTGACCTCCCATCACGCCAGCAAACGCCACGACACCCTTGGCATCGGCAATCACCAACTCGTTACTGCTCAGAGTAATTTCGGAATCGTCCAGCAACTTGGCTTTTTCGCCCTCGCTGGCGCGACGCACCACGATTTTGCCACTCAACTTATCCAGATCGAACGCGTGCATGGGCTGTCCCAGCTCCAGCAGCACAAAATTGGTTACATCCACCAGGAAACTGATGCTGCGCTGGCCGCCGCGACGCAGGCGCTCCTGCATCCACATCGGCGTTTTCACTGCGGCATTCACGCCACGGACAACACGCCCCAGATAAACGGGGCAATCCGCCGGTGCTTGCAACTCAACGCCAAAAGTGTCGTCAATGGCCGGAGCCACAGGTGCGACTGCAGGCACATTAACGACAACCTGATTAAGTACGCCCACTTCGCGGGCCATACCGGCAATACTCAAACAATCGCCACGATTGGGGGTAAAATCCACTTCGATGATGTTGTCGTCCAGCTGCAGCCACTGACGAAAATCCATACCGATCGGTGCATCCGCCGGCAACAGCAACAGACCATCCGAGGTATCCGCCAGGCCAAGCTCTTTGGCCGAACACAGCATGCCAAATGACGGCTGACCACGCAGTTTGGCCTGCTTGATTTTGAAATCGCCAGGCAAAACCGCACCGATCTTGGCGCAGGGTACGCGCGCACCTTGATGCACATTGGCCGCACCACAAACGATGGTGAGATTTTCTGCTTCGCCGACATTCACCTGACAAACGTTCAGTTTGTCCGCCTCTGGGTGCTTTTCCAGGGAAACAACTTCCCCCACCACAACACCACTGAACTGGGCCGCCGCCGGCTCCACGCCGTCCACTTCCAGGCCCGCCATGGTCAGCTGAGCTGCCAACGCATCGCTATCAATTGCGGGATTTACCCACTCACGTAACCACTGTTCGCTAAATTTCATGAACCCAAACCGTCTGAATTAGTTGAACTGCTTGAGGAAGCGCAAATCGCTTTCAAACATCAGTCGTAAATCGTTAATACCGTAGCGCAGCATGGCCAGTCGATCGACGCCAATGCCGAAGGCATAACCAAGGTATTTTTCCGTGTCCACGCCCACATTGGCCAACACTTGAGGATGCACCATGCCGCAACCACCGACTTCCAACCAGCCGCTCTGCTTGCACACCCGGCAACCGTCACCACCGCAAATAACGCAGCGAATATCAAACTCCGCTGACGGCTCGGTGAACGGGAAATAGGACGGACGGAAACGCAGCTTCAGGTCGTCGACTTCGAAAAACTGACTCATAAAACTGGTCAGAGTACCTTTGAGGTCGGCGAAACTGACTTTCTCGTCAACCAACAATCCCTCGACCTGATGGAACATCGGTGTGTGGGTCAAATCGAAATCGCAGCGGTAAACACGACCAGGGGAAATAATGCGGAACGGCGCCTTGCCCTGTTCCATCACGCGAATCTGCACGGAAGACGTTTGCGTGCGCAGCAAACGGTTGCTGTCAAAATAGAAAGTGTCCTGCATGGCGCGCGCAGGGTGGCTCTCGGGGATGTTGAGCGCCTCAAAATTGTGGTAGTCGTCTTCAATTTCAGGGCCAGACGCCACTTCAAATCCCATGGACTGGAAAAATGCTTCGATGCGCTGCAACGTGCGCGTCACCGGATGCAAGCCGCCCGACGCCTGACCGCGTCCCGGCAGGGTCACATCAATGGATTCACTGGACAGTTTTCTCGCCAGTTCCGCCGCCTTCAATTCCGCCTTGCGCGATTCCAGCGCTGCCTGAACTTTTTCTTTGGCAACATTCACCAACTGCCCCATTTTGGGACGATCTTCGGCCGAAACATCTTTCAGCCCTTTGAGCTGCTCAGTGAGCACACCCTTTTTTCCCAAATAATGAACGCGCACCTGATCCAGATCATTCAGATTGTCCAGTGCGGCGATTTTGGTGCTCGCTTCGTTGACGAGGCTTTCCAGTTCTTTTTCCATGTCAGTCAATACGTTAGAGTTTAGAGCTGTAAATTATCACGCTTGCCCTGCAAAAGCATGCGGATTGCAACAAAAAAGGGGAAAGGCGTTAGCCTTTCCCCTTTTGACACGGCACCTGCCAGTGGCTTGGGTAGACGTAAACGCCTTACGCCAAAGCAGACTTGGCAGTTTCGGCCAGCTTGCTAAAGCCAGCCTTGTCAAATACCGCGATGTCAGCCAGAACCTTACGGTCGATGGCGACATTGGACTTCTTCAAGCCATTGATCATGCGGCTGTACGACAGACCGTTAGAACGTGCACCGGCGTTGATACGCGCAATCCACAGAGCGCGGAATTGACGCTTACGCTGTTTACGGTCGCGGTATGCATACTGACCAGCTTTAGTTACGGCCTGCTTGGCTACGCGGTATACACGACTACGTGCACCATAATAGCCTTTGGCAGCTTTTAGCACTTTTTTATGACGACGGCGTGCTTCTACGCCACGTTTAACTCTTGGCATCTCGGTATCCTCTCTTGACGGCTTATGCGTATGGCAGCATGCGTTTTACGCCGGCTACATTGGTTTCGTGCACGGCTTCGGGTGTACGCAATTGACGCTTACGCTTGGTGCTTTTCTTCGTCAAGATGTGTCTACGATGCGACTGTTTACGCTTGAAGTGACCTGAACCTGCGCGTTTGAAGCGCTTCAGGGCACTGCTTTTAGATTTAATTTTAGGCATTACTCTCTACTCCGCATTTGTGGGGTAATTAATTAACTACTATTTTTTCCTTTTGGGGGCGAATACCATCACCATTTGCCGGCCTTCCATTTTTGGAAATTGCTCTACCGTGCCGAATTCATCCAGATCGGTTTGAATTCGTTGCAGCAGATCACGACCAAGCTCCTGGTGAGCTAACTCCCGACCACGGAACCGCAAGGTTACCTTGGCCTTATCCCCATCACTCAAAAAGCGAATCAGGTTGCGTAGTTTTACCTGATAGTCGCCAATGTCCGTTCCTGGACGAAACTTAATTTCCTTAATCTGAGTCTGTTTTTGTTTCTTTTTCGCTACCTGTTGACGCTTTTGCTCTTCAAACAGGAATTTGCCATAGTCCATTACCTTGCACACAGGCGGATCAGCCTGAGCTGCAATTTCGACCAAATCCAATCCAGCTTCTTCAGCAATGGCCAGCGCTTCCTTGATGGTCACCACATCTTTGAGCCCCTCTGAACCGTCTACGATCAAACGGACACGGGGAGATGTGATTTCTTCGTTCAAGCGAACGCTTTTGTCTTTCCTGGCAGCGATGAGTTATTCCTCCGAAACAATACGACCGCGCGTCGCCACCTGCTCAGTCAACAACTGGGCGAACGCCGAAACCGACATCGAACCCAGCTCTTGGCCGCCCAGGGCCCGCACGGCCACAGACTGGTCAGCAACCTCTCTGTCACCGACCACCAATAAGTACGGCACACGCTGTAATGTGTGCTCGCGGATTTTAAAGCCTATTTTCTCATTTCTCAAGTCGGCTTTAACCCGGAAGCCCTGTTTTTTCAAGGTTTCTTCAACTTCACGGACAAAATCGGCCTGCGCATCGGTGATATTCATGATCACCACCTGCTCTGGCGCCAGCCAGACGGGCATAGCGCCAGCGTAGTTTTCAATCAAAATACCAATAAAACGCTCAAGCGAGCCCAGAATGGCGCGATGCAGCATAACCGGTGTCTTGCGACTACCATCTTCGGCCACATATTCCGCTCCCAGACGACCCGGCATATTGAAGTCCACCTGAATGGTGCCGCACTGCCAGACGCGACCAATGCAGTCTTTCAGCGAAAATTCGATCTTCGGACCATAGAATGCGCCCTCGCCGGGCTGCAGATCCCATGGCAACCCCTTGTTATTCAAGGCAGTTTCCAGCGCATGCTCGGCCTTATCCCAAACATCGTCCGAACCAACACGCACCGCAGGGCGCGTAGACAGCTTGATAATAACTTCGTTAAAACCAAAATCCGCATACACCTTATATAGCAAATCGATAAATTCTGACACCTCGGACTGAATCTGGTCCTCAGTACAGAAAATATGGGCGTCATCCTGGGTAAAGCCACGCACCCGCATCAAACCATGCAGGGTACCGGAGGGCTCGTTACGGTGACAGGAACCAAATTCTGCCATACGCAACGGCAGTTCACGGTAGCTTTTCAGACCCTGATTGAAAATCTGGATGTGGCATGGGCAATTCATGGGCTTGACCGCATAGTCCCGATTTTCGGAATGAGTGGTAAACATCATGTCCTTGAACTTATCCCAGTGACCGGACTTCTCCCACAGGGAACGATCGACCACTTGTGGAGTACGAACTTCCTTATAGCCATGCATACGCAGGGTGTGGCGCACGTACTGCTCCACCTGCTGGTAAATAGACCAGCCCTTGTCATGCCAGAACACCATGCCAGGCGCATCTTCCTGGGAATGAAACAGGCCTAGCTGCTTGCCCAAGCGGCGGTGGTCACGCTTTTCCGCCTCTTCGAGGCGATGCAGATAGGCTTTCAGATCCTTGGCATTGGACCAGGCGGTACCGTAAATGCGCTGCAGCATTTCGT
Above is a window of Gammaproteobacteria bacterium DNA encoding:
- the pheS gene encoding phenylalanine--tRNA ligase subunit alpha; translation: MEKELESLVNEASTKIAALDNLNDLDQVRVHYLGKKGVLTEQLKGLKDVSAEDRPKMGQLVNVAKEKVQAALESRKAELKAAELARKLSSESIDVTLPGRGQASGGLHPVTRTLQRIEAFFQSMGFEVASGPEIEDDYHNFEALNIPESHPARAMQDTFYFDSNRLLRTQTSSVQIRVMEQGKAPFRIISPGRVYRCDFDLTHTPMFHQVEGLLVDEKVSFADLKGTLTSFMSQFFEVDDLKLRFRPSYFPFTEPSAEFDIRCVICGGDGCRVCKQSGWLEVGGCGMVHPQVLANVGVDTEKYLGYAFGIGVDRLAMLRYGINDLRLMFESDLRFLKQFN
- the rplT gene encoding 50S ribosomal protein L20, with product MPRVKRGVEARRRHKKVLKAAKGYYGARSRVYRVAKQAVTKAGQYAYRDRKQRKRQFRALWIARINAGARSNGLSYSRMINGLKKSNVAIDRKVLADIAVFDKAGFSKLAETAKSALA
- the infC gene encoding translation initiation factor IF-3, whose translation is MAARKDKSVRLNEEITSPRVRLIVDGSEGLKDVVTIKEALAIAEEAGLDLVEIAAQADPPVCKVMDYGKFLFEEQKRQQVAKKKQKQTQIKEIKFRPGTDIGDYQVKLRNLIRFLSDGDKAKVTLRFRGRELAHQELGRDLLQRIQTDLDEFGTVEQFPKMEGRQMVMVFAPKRKK
- the rpmI gene encoding 50S ribosomal protein L35, translated to MPKIKSKSSALKRFKRAGSGHFKRKQSHRRHILTKKSTKRKRQLRTPEAVHETNVAGVKRMLPYA
- the thrS gene encoding threonine--tRNA ligase; the protein is MPVITLPDGSKRSFDAPVTIHDVAANIGPGLAKAALAGKIDGKLLDTSHLIETDVALAIITERDEEGLEVIRHSSAHLLAQAVKQLYPKAQVTIGPVIDNGFYYDFSYAAGFSPDDLAKIEKRMEELVKADTPIQRKLMPRDEAIAFFLNMGEKYKAEIIRDLPESEAISLYEQGDFIDLCRGPHVPSTGRLKAIKLMKVAGAYWRGNAKNEMLQRIYGTAWSNAKDLKAYLHRLEEAEKRDHRRLGKQLGLFHSQEDAPGMVFWHDKGWSIYQQVEQYVRHTLRMHGYKEVRTPQVVDRSLWEKSGHWDKFKDMMFTTHSENRDYAVKPMNCPCHIQIFNQGLKSYRELPLRMAEFGSCHRNEPSGTLHGLMRVRGFTQDDAHIFCTEDQIQSEVSEFIDLLYKVYADFGFNEVIIKLSTRPAVRVGSDDVWDKAEHALETALNNKGLPWDLQPGEGAFYGPKIEFSLKDCIGRVWQCGTIQVDFNMPGRLGAEYVAEDGSRKTPVMLHRAILGSLERFIGILIENYAGAMPVWLAPEQVVIMNITDAQADFVREVEETLKKQGFRVKADLRNEKIGFKIREHTLQRVPYLLVVGDREVADQSVAVRALGGQELGSMSVSAFAQLLTEQVATRGRIVSEE
- the pheT gene encoding phenylalanine--tRNA ligase subunit beta yields the protein MKFSEQWLREWVNPAIDSDALAAQLTMAGLEVDGVEPAAAQFSGVVVGEVVSLEKHPEADKLNVCQVNVGEAENLTIVCGAANVHQGARVPCAKIGAVLPGDFKIKQAKLRGQPSFGMLCSAKELGLADTSDGLLLLPADAPIGMDFRQWLQLDDNIIEVDFTPNRGDCLSIAGMAREVGVLNQVVVNVPAVAPVAPAIDDTFGVELQAPADCPVYLGRVVRGVNAAVKTPMWMQERLRRGGQRSISFLVDVTNFVLLELGQPMHAFDLDKLSGKIVVRRASEGEKAKLLDDSEITLSSNELVIADAKGVVAFAGVMGGQDSSVSDDTHNLFLECAFFSPDSIRGKARKFGMQTDSSYRFERGVDFGLQKRAMERATQLILDIAGGQAGPVVERRSAEHLPVRAPISLRCERLKRVLGISLADATVADYLDRLGMGVQATAGGWTVTPPSYRFDIAIEADLIEEVGRIYGYNNIPTHTAVAALQMPPQPEGKVTLNRLRQLMVARGYNETISYSFVDETIQAKLDPQLTPLKLANPISSEMAVMRTTLWSSLIPAVEHNLAHQQNRVRLFETGMRYLPQADGSVVQQPMIAGVAFGSRYPDQWGGKPQSLDFYDIKSDVEAILSLTHEASAFIFKSAQHFALHPGQSAVIERAGRQAGWIGVLHPNHQQTLGLPGGIVLFELVLEEICGGKVPGFRSISKFPSLRRDLAVIVDEVVSAEQIAKAIQQVDDKTLKEWVIFDVYRGAGVPEGKKSLAIAFTIQDDEQTLIDSRVDALITTLLKQLKTVGATLRE